One stretch of Candidatus Limnocylindria bacterium DNA includes these proteins:
- a CDS encoding CDP-alcohol phosphatidyltransferase family protein — protein MKADASVYEGKRVIRRALARVGGLDRVDPNVVTLSILVPAAIGTVALWQGWWLVAILAILARMVLATMDGYIAESFGRATRLGSYLNRFVTELADATLLLALIPHADALWVGAALAGGWLVNVTGLLGVTAGGSIQWTGPAGQADRLAFLIAASLIALVAEMNWTLFCMVLVALSAVTIVRRAFRSIVELRRV, from the coding sequence TTGAAGGCGGACGCCTCCGTCTATGAGGGCAAGCGGGTCATCCGCCGCGCGCTCGCGCGCGTCGGGGGTCTGGACCGCGTCGATCCAAATGTCGTCACGCTCTCGATCCTCGTGCCCGCGGCCATCGGCACCGTGGCTCTGTGGCAGGGGTGGTGGCTCGTCGCGATACTCGCCATCCTCGCTCGGATGGTGCTCGCGACGATGGACGGCTACATCGCCGAGAGCTTTGGCCGAGCGACGCGTCTTGGGTCGTATCTGAATCGCTTCGTCACCGAGCTGGCCGATGCGACGCTACTGCTCGCGCTCATCCCGCACGCGGACGCGCTCTGGGTCGGCGCCGCGCTGGCCGGCGGCTGGCTCGTGAACGTCACCGGACTCCTCGGGGTGACCGCGGGCGGTTCGATCCAGTGGACGGGCCCCGCGGGCCAGGCCGATCGGCTCGCGTTCCTCATCGCGGCATCGCTCATCGCGTTGGTCGCCGAGATGAACTGGACGCTCTTCTGCATGGTACTGGTCGCCTTGAGCGCGGTCACGATCGTGCGTCGCGCATTCCGGTCGATCGTCGAGCTGCGTCGGGTCTGA